From Algoriphagus sp. NG3, the proteins below share one genomic window:
- a CDS encoding S9 family peptidase: MKNKFFFTMAVALATTISASQAQDKLKNMPGYEQYQKIAPQLRSAVKPGSLNVTWAEDGKSFEYVENGKLQSFSLKSKKVTEVGDAPAPERRAWNRPARGRQFDSAESPDGKYKAFTKERNMYLSDADGNNEVTITSDGNEENQVKYGIATWVYGEELGQNTAMWWSPDGSKIAFYRFVEKDVKKYYVLLNQLSLYDSLEIEAYPKVGEPNLPVDLMVYDLETKEMTELDIRDGKPYSDGDLGTYIYDISWTPDGKELLYHSTNRRQNILELRAANPETGKSRTVIREEWLPSFVVNSPEMEVLEDGKHFIWASERSGFNNYYLYNFDGTLVNTITSHPFEVSDIVKVDEDNKTLYYMARSGENHMLMQLHRVQLDGKKDVRLTDPTLNHAVTISPDGKYFVDVAQKHDVAPFTNLVDSKGKMVAELAKSDMSKFEELGLKEVEIFTFTSKDGVTELHGMIHFPSDFDPNKKYPVILSNYGGPATNAFRENFTLPDPLTEYGFLVLNIDGRNVKGRGKKLLDQLYGNLGLVEMDDFAEGIKSLHDRPYFDKDRVGVYGTSYGGTTAASMLLRFPDLVHAAVANSSVTDWRLYDNIYTERFMSTLDHNEEGYNRFNLMNKVDQLQGELLIFFGTADNNVHPSNSLMLIKAFQDAGKSIEVQVAPDGGHTALNKDRMMEFFIKHLVTDYKKTVR, translated from the coding sequence ATGAAGAATAAGTTCTTCTTTACCATGGCCGTTGCTTTGGCCACGACTATTTCAGCCTCCCAGGCCCAGGACAAACTGAAAAACATGCCTGGCTATGAGCAGTACCAAAAAATAGCTCCCCAACTCAGATCTGCTGTTAAACCAGGAAGCCTGAATGTCACTTGGGCAGAAGACGGCAAATCCTTTGAATATGTTGAAAATGGAAAGCTTCAATCTTTTTCCTTAAAGTCTAAGAAAGTGACTGAAGTAGGGGATGCCCCTGCACCTGAGCGAAGAGCCTGGAACCGTCCAGCCAGAGGGCGTCAGTTTGACTCTGCAGAGTCTCCTGACGGAAAGTATAAGGCATTTACTAAGGAACGAAATATGTACCTGAGCGATGCTGACGGAAACAATGAAGTGACTATCACTTCGGATGGCAATGAGGAAAACCAGGTGAAATACGGCATCGCTACCTGGGTTTATGGAGAAGAGCTAGGACAAAACACGGCGATGTGGTGGTCTCCTGATGGCAGTAAAATAGCCTTTTACAGGTTTGTGGAGAAAGATGTGAAAAAATACTACGTGCTTTTAAATCAACTGAGTTTGTATGACTCTCTTGAAATAGAGGCCTATCCTAAAGTAGGCGAGCCAAATCTTCCGGTGGATCTGATGGTCTATGACTTGGAGACCAAGGAAATGACAGAACTGGATATCAGGGATGGGAAGCCATACAGCGATGGCGATCTGGGAACTTATATTTATGATATTTCCTGGACTCCTGACGGCAAAGAATTGCTATATCACAGTACCAATAGACGTCAGAATATCCTGGAGCTTCGTGCAGCTAATCCAGAAACAGGCAAGAGCAGAACCGTGATCCGTGAAGAATGGCTTCCAAGTTTTGTAGTGAATTCTCCAGAAATGGAGGTTTTGGAAGATGGTAAGCACTTCATCTGGGCTTCAGAAAGATCAGGCTTCAATAATTACTACCTGTATAATTTTGATGGAACTTTAGTTAATACAATTACTTCTCATCCCTTTGAAGTGTCTGACATAGTCAAAGTAGATGAGGATAACAAGACACTTTACTACATGGCCCGAAGTGGTGAAAACCACATGCTGATGCAGCTTCACCGCGTACAGTTGGATGGTAAAAAAGATGTACGGTTAACGGATCCTACACTAAACCATGCCGTTACCATTTCCCCTGACGGCAAATACTTCGTGGATGTGGCTCAGAAGCATGATGTGGCTCCCTTCACAAATTTGGTGGATTCCAAAGGAAAAATGGTAGCTGAACTGGCGAAAAGCGACATGAGTAAGTTTGAAGAGTTGGGATTGAAAGAAGTTGAGATATTTACTTTTACTTCCAAAGATGGGGTAACTGAGCTTCATGGCATGATTCATTTTCCTTCTGATTTCGATCCCAATAAGAAATATCCCGTGATCCTAAGTAACTACGGTGGACCTGCTACAAACGCATTTAGAGAGAATTTCACCTTACCTGATCCCTTAACTGAATATGGTTTTTTGGTGTTGAATATTGACGGGAGAAATGTAAAAGGACGCGGCAAGAAGCTGCTGGATCAACTGTATGGCAATCTAGGCTTGGTGGAGATGGATGATTTTGCCGAAGGCATCAAATCACTTCATGACCGTCCATATTTTGACAAGGATAGAGTAGGGGTGTATGGTACTTCCTATGGAGGAACTACCGCTGCTTCTATGTTGCTGAGATTCCCAGACCTGGTTCACGCTGCTGTTGCCAATTCATCGGTGACTGACTGGAGACTGTATGACAACATCTACACCGAGCGCTTTATGAGCACACTTGACCATAACGAAGAAGGCTATAATAGATTTAATCTGATGAATAAAGTTGATCAACTTCAGGGTGAATTATTGATTTTCTTCGGAACGGCGGATAATAATGTACATCCATCCAATTCGCTTATGCTGATCAAAGCCTTTCAGGATGCTGGAAAAAGTATAGAAGTCCAGGTTGCTCCGGATGGCGGGCATACAGCGCTAAACAAAGACCGAATGATGGAGTTTTTCATTAAGCATCTGGTCACCGATTATAAGAAAACTGTTCGTTAA
- a CDS encoding GyrI-like domain-containing protein gives MNSLKLPEFTLMGIMLPETTNENEQAMKDCGALWQRFEKESIYSQIPDKISDEVYAVYYAYQGDHTQPYSYFIGCKVADTAETPSGLHKIQIPEDTYLKNTASGKMPDCVANAWREIWKSDLDRAYHYDFEVYDQRSQNWEAAEVDIFLSMKQIDY, from the coding sequence ATGAACTCTTTAAAATTACCTGAATTCACCCTGATGGGAATCATGCTGCCAGAAACCACCAATGAAAATGAACAGGCAATGAAAGATTGCGGGGCACTTTGGCAGCGATTTGAAAAGGAATCTATCTACTCACAAATCCCAGACAAAATTAGCGATGAGGTATATGCGGTCTATTATGCTTACCAGGGAGACCATACGCAGCCATATTCTTATTTTATTGGTTGCAAAGTCGCAGATACTGCAGAAACCCCTAGTGGACTACATAAAATTCAGATCCCAGAAGACACTTACCTCAAAAATACAGCTTCAGGCAAAATGCCCGACTGTGTAGCCAATGCCTGGAGAGAAATATGGAAATCTGATCTGGATCGGGCTTATCATTATGATTTCGAAGTGTATGATCAGAGAAGCCAAAACTGGGAAGCTGCTGAGGTGGATATTTTCCTTTCTATGAAACAAATTGATTACTAA
- a CDS encoding DUF664 domain-containing protein: MKNLINSVLLVAFMCFTSTTSWGQNTMNPPEDYDHDIGTMVSMLENLRVRIIYSTQGLNQEQTDFLLDDKANRIGAMIMHLAATEVYYQAYTFESRGFNEEEKAKWETALNLGDDARAEFVGKPIQYYLDIWAEVRQKTLDTLKTKDDKWFAQLAEGGQTDNHWAWFHVMEHQANHMGQINMLRSRLPK; encoded by the coding sequence ATGAAAAATCTTATTAACTCTGTACTGCTTGTTGCTTTTATGTGTTTTACTTCGACGACAAGTTGGGGTCAAAACACCATGAATCCTCCTGAAGATTACGACCATGATATAGGCACAATGGTCTCTATGCTTGAAAATCTAAGAGTCAGGATAATTTATAGCACGCAAGGGCTCAACCAGGAACAAACTGATTTTTTGCTGGATGATAAAGCCAATCGGATCGGCGCTATGATCATGCACCTTGCCGCAACGGAAGTTTATTATCAAGCGTACACTTTTGAGAGCAGAGGATTCAATGAGGAAGAAAAAGCAAAATGGGAAACAGCTTTGAATCTGGGAGATGACGCTAGAGCTGAATTTGTAGGAAAGCCAATACAATACTACCTGGATATCTGGGCGGAAGTCCGTCAAAAGACTTTGGACACCCTCAAAACCAAGGATGATAAATGGTTTGCCCAACTTGCAGAAGGCGGACAGACTGATAACCACTGGGCATGGTTTCATGTAATGGAGCATCAGGCAAACCACATGGGACAGATCAATATGCTCAGAAGTAGATTGCCAAAATAG
- a CDS encoding carboxypeptidase-like regulatory domain-containing protein, giving the protein MITFLSPILCVLFSVAMLLVFSANSQTISGTVKNAKTGEPMAFANVFINNTTQGSTTDDKGNFIISGSLPRNVELVASFVGFETATKTLSITGSGSTKVDFKLKPLESVLTEVELKSRRDKKWERDLRRFKEVFLALPSDPFASQLDIKNPWVLDFETVKANGPNYVRATAQEPLHIVNHALGYEVTYYLKDYRYYHNRSSYVGSVFFDAQELTDSVELANVETNKLNSYMGSIRHFLKSVLLARVHEENFQIFELLPVDHFRERTNVFTEEIDKSIKRVFADSIQRIPLENGNYRVVWPYDAEIHYSEKFWLNHYYSDLYYPVSWISAPLGYFDIDRNGIPVVPSQVVLSGYMGRQRMGRFLPHDYVPSKSLDGYQYLTEVDSSQMRFSRWNNIREKPYFSTNKPYYYPGETVWIGGQMLYQNRNMSDSLSRVLYVDLMGKDAELIQSEAYAVKDGKISGSFVLSQTLESGDYFLRAYTEWMLNFPEKDIFLRALPILKKEESIQPIAISNPDLFGELTINLDESLSLRDSDKEMEFQLSFLDETEELTDAQFTVSLTDADLVSTIAEQMTIMNAMDWLDAKDPPKKLAMGKHQIEFGITIEGQFTRDKKRDPLINPITIVRDDLADYGIVNTDSSGYFRATGLYFTDTATISIAALDSKQRHYGSVTLKEKSKPAFKGTYPKLNYQTFQRKNDELKFDFTGDYVLLEEFLKEDTKMETLEERNYGYGSPDRELSGERLETISPEALAGYFGFKRGGKSIGNYNFGLNASNPLLIIDGTQYPFLSDEDFDAMMSTFIPAELESIKVYTFNAPSFGMAGFGGVIMITTKKGNRTPPVEQAAFNSSGFQQFKMKGFSREIPFPNSFENNQPVESKPTLFWEANAESDMGTYSFKVKIPQALKRMNLRVEGLTKDRLPFEKIFEIDVK; this is encoded by the coding sequence ATGATTACATTTTTATCACCGATCCTGTGCGTGCTCTTTAGTGTAGCTATGCTATTAGTTTTTTCAGCAAATTCCCAAACTATCTCCGGAACTGTCAAAAATGCAAAAACTGGCGAGCCTATGGCTTTTGCCAATGTGTTCATCAACAACACAACGCAGGGAAGTACTACGGATGATAAAGGCAATTTTATCATTTCTGGGAGTTTACCTAGAAATGTAGAATTGGTGGCTTCCTTTGTAGGGTTTGAAACGGCTACAAAGACACTTAGTATCACTGGTTCTGGTTCTACAAAAGTCGATTTTAAACTGAAGCCTTTGGAATCTGTCCTCACTGAGGTGGAGCTAAAAAGCCGTAGGGACAAGAAGTGGGAGCGGGATTTGCGGAGATTTAAGGAGGTTTTTCTGGCTCTTCCAAGTGATCCATTTGCGTCCCAACTTGACATCAAAAACCCCTGGGTATTGGATTTTGAAACGGTTAAAGCAAACGGGCCTAATTATGTCCGTGCCACGGCTCAGGAACCTTTGCATATAGTAAACCACGCCTTGGGGTATGAGGTGACTTATTATTTGAAGGATTATCGTTATTATCACAATCGCTCCAGCTATGTGGGATCTGTGTTTTTTGACGCCCAAGAGTTGACAGACAGTGTGGAACTTGCCAACGTAGAAACTAACAAGCTGAATAGTTATATGGGGTCAATTAGACATTTTTTAAAATCAGTTTTGTTGGCTAGAGTGCATGAAGAAAATTTCCAGATTTTCGAATTACTTCCTGTTGATCATTTCAGGGAACGTACCAATGTATTTACCGAGGAAATTGACAAATCCATTAAAAGAGTATTTGCCGATTCAATCCAGAGAATCCCCCTGGAAAATGGAAATTATAGAGTCGTATGGCCTTATGATGCCGAAATTCATTACTCTGAGAAATTCTGGTTAAATCATTATTATTCGGATCTATACTATCCAGTGAGTTGGATTTCTGCTCCTTTGGGCTACTTCGATATTGATCGTAATGGGATCCCGGTAGTTCCTTCACAGGTAGTCTTGTCTGGATACATGGGAAGGCAGCGTATGGGGAGATTTCTGCCACATGACTATGTGCCATCAAAGAGCTTAGATGGATACCAATACCTGACTGAAGTTGATAGTTCTCAGATGAGATTTTCCCGCTGGAACAATATTCGCGAAAAACCTTACTTCAGTACAAATAAGCCTTATTACTATCCTGGTGAAACAGTGTGGATCGGGGGGCAAATGCTCTATCAAAATAGAAATATGTCAGATTCGCTAAGTAGAGTATTATATGTTGACTTGATGGGCAAAGATGCTGAACTGATCCAATCTGAAGCTTATGCCGTGAAAGATGGTAAAATTTCAGGATCATTTGTATTATCCCAGACGCTTGAATCAGGAGATTACTTTCTAAGGGCTTATACCGAATGGATGCTTAATTTTCCTGAAAAGGATATTTTTCTGAGAGCACTTCCGATTTTGAAAAAAGAAGAAAGTATCCAACCTATCGCCATTTCTAATCCTGATCTTTTCGGGGAGTTGACTATCAATTTGGACGAATCATTGTCTTTGAGAGATTCCGATAAAGAAATGGAATTCCAGCTATCATTTTTGGATGAAACGGAGGAATTGACAGACGCTCAATTTACCGTTTCCTTAACGGACGCGGATTTGGTTTCAACTATTGCTGAACAGATGACTATAATGAATGCTATGGATTGGCTTGATGCAAAAGATCCACCAAAAAAACTAGCCATGGGTAAGCATCAAATCGAGTTTGGAATTACGATAGAGGGTCAGTTTACAAGAGATAAAAAGCGTGATCCTTTGATCAATCCTATCACTATTGTACGCGATGATTTAGCGGATTATGGAATAGTGAACACTGATTCTTCAGGATACTTCCGGGCTACAGGGCTTTATTTCACCGATACAGCTACGATTTCAATTGCCGCCCTGGATTCAAAGCAAAGGCACTATGGATCGGTCACTCTAAAAGAAAAGAGCAAACCTGCTTTCAAAGGGACTTATCCCAAACTCAACTACCAGACTTTTCAAAGAAAGAATGATGAATTGAAGTTCGACTTTACGGGCGATTATGTATTGCTGGAAGAGTTTTTGAAAGAGGACACAAAGATGGAGACTTTGGAGGAGCGTAATTATGGCTATGGAAGCCCGGACAGAGAACTAAGTGGGGAAAGATTGGAGACTATTTCACCTGAAGCATTGGCAGGATACTTTGGATTTAAGCGAGGAGGAAAAAGCATTGGGAACTATAATTTCGGACTCAACGCGTCAAATCCTTTATTGATAATAGATGGAACACAGTATCCATTTTTAAGTGATGAAGACTTTGATGCCATGATGAGTACTTTCATTCCGGCAGAATTGGAATCTATTAAAGTTTACACCTTTAATGCACCCTCTTTTGGTATGGCTGGATTTGGTGGAGTAATTATGATTACTACCAAAAAAGGCAATAGAACACCCCCGGTTGAACAAGCTGCTTTTAACTCTTCAGGATTCCAGCAATTCAAAATGAAAGGATTTTCACGGGAAATTCCCTTCCCAAATAGTTTTGAAAATAACCAACCAGTAGAAAGCAAACCAACCCTTTTCTGGGAAGCCAATGCTGAAAGCGACATGGGCACATATTCTTTCAAAGTGAAAATCCCACAAGCTCTCAAACGGATGAACCTGAGAGTTGAGGGATTGACAAAAGACAGATTGCCATTTGAAAAAATCTTTGAAATCGATGTGAAATAG